Proteins encoded within one genomic window of Phototrophicus methaneseepsis:
- a CDS encoding GAF domain-containing protein: MAQFIRNRQSQQNLLSESLLGRIIPILAGGLTVLAIIAIAVVITTNQTNLAEEHSDILNSGVTLVQQELNRYVQDATSLARSNEMPYVIEGYESILQVASTNMQTLLQNNPYYLSARFVDAEGDIRLEVRESMGQPTISNIPPGGLYDAVIASLPEFQEAITTGGVVVGNYRTSLTDRGVPFDPPRAQFDIYVPITDEIGSVVGALQVIIDARQLTNFINNAELEDSLIQSHPSHNLLLLANNNTILADSKTLGSDYLANLRPEGGNYLSSSFYTQIATELANNPDNLLLTHIGNNLVSATSINIPGVTNLDWRIVLTHPLVDAYLGSIIAVLLIATAVTVTGFAASVVLRNYLEQITHPITEANILMRQLAQGHSPSASGQYPVITEPEESDLVNSTQLVANRIASLNQNLVTQIARRNRDMRVAGRLGHEMVTVDDLETLVYRAINLICSNLGYYHAQVYFLDDLGENAILTYSRGEVGQQLLAKGHRIPINTTANSLVGTAARERQPAIVEDTQAENVPHMFNPLLPETRSELALPLLIGSEIIGVLDIQSHSPHSFSQEDLPTFQLIADQFAIAVYNARLKDETRARVDEIEILNRQLTRDAWAQYNETAEVKDRFGRDIEDQNNQMSAPIRIRDEVIGSLDVALPANNEFSEDDALIVQAVAERVALAMENARLFQETQFTLSETSALYYLSSQLNAAESLDDVLHAIINGIATDASQIHMWLFDVDPHDGIDQMTIATLSAMTGHPNQTLAIGDTLEMSGTEFYRNFNPADISIHDNDDVDEMHPLLVRNFSLTTLGTVICVPLNVRGTWRGFINIGYDTYRLINQRETRIFRSLISQVSVAIDNRVLFEQIEAALLRNEKLYIASRVINASQTIEETLQAAIVTNSDRRLHYWIALSEGPRDAQGWPEALRFVAYTSNDQIVQINDLIIMGDMSEVTPLLEGDYVIVDSETLNRVDNAVVAYLREKRQIFAAVFPLITNQTLIGVFLITAVDPITVSNEDIEAFLAISSQMGTQIENKNLLDRTEAALNEARRLYAVSRAIASAQDQTTIYETLAHHLSSPLLDAQQQMYTITISLLLAEPQPTENAPYLRYAFQWSSDPDIALEPAENTEIQHTEAPFADFIQDSNGLYHSSDPLPHSSTATIEAILAAYDGQETIITSLSSGRKWFGVLIVRSTKEGILNEAYLRYLETISTLLSAALDRQSLLTASENERRNLDAILARMPTGVIVFEPDNFTPIQYNSQAEQLLHQPISTMQPFDPQQYGMYRTGTNLPYPINELALYVSRRTQEPTTNDDIAIIGPDYQIDMLMNAAPIYNVDGSLRGIVTALQDISNIRSLENTLQETLRETVTMYEAQRAMTEAESLEDLLDTLSMHLMLLETANAHIILRNEETDMLEEVRSLGMPIPSIEALAPILSDFDPFTLNDVVQDQDLSPEIAQLLAEMEAQTILSVPLRSSSRNRPMGWLILTNTEPYSISPETERSLLSIGDIAATALDNRLLVQSTQHALRQTAQLYSAATDINSATDALSLMTAIADALRDIQPGMFAIYMEDQISGAMVEMASEGFDESVQNGLNMPKIARIPIRDANGLYIEDIATAELNAIGEELLNGKNIAAFAALDLRVQDLPGGRIMLGYEEPYHFTEDTKRLLNTIVTSASVVLDNQMLLEQVQQTLNETSTLYQASRALTEAENVQQIVDVVVNYLIEPHVTQVFIALLSHTGWHDSNATLEIAASWSADHEIELMGVSLTPEQFPAWDLLATDSVITINDIYDESLELDMLQRASIESLDARSVVLMPLRMGRRGLGAIWIGSREPFEYTAQHERIFQSFAEQTSLSLETSRLMAQTERRARQLETSAEISQRASQLLDLDVLLPQVVDLIKSQFGYDHVQVFMMDEAYDWAILRASTGEAGEKLLNAGHKLRRGSDSVIGQVTETGQPTIALDTAEAGVVHRANPILPLTRSEMALPLTIKGRVLGALDVQSNQPNAFLDEDIQVLRTLAAQIAVAIDNANLYEEAQHRASDMSFLFDMTTSAASAETLNDALNTISQRLKETLQSDAVAIYLPQLYVDYNDNAFSTMKAVAGKGYEGELGDLEETRLDDMDNLVSVATHGRRPLVISDVHKEALYNPMRSDARSAILVPIISGPELVGLMAMEDKQVNAYDNTVVTLLLTLAGSLAAIIQNTLLVEKLQQSNEQLRELDRIKSQFLAAMSHELRTPLNSIIGFSRVMLKGIDGPLTEMQEQDLTTIYNSGNHLLNLINDILDQAKIEANKMTLKLDYFEVKPMIESVKSMTIGLLKEKPSLDLRVEVAPNMPKAYGDEFRTRQILINLTNNAVKFTNEGTITVRAYSVEQNGAMLVRVDVIDTGIGIADADIPILFEQFRQVDNSLTRTAGGTGLGLPLSKSLAELQGGRLTVASEVNIGSTFSVTIPTVPTVDEEGKRESEKDEAQVAMARPLSTGNGKSHDNGTSLTETKPPANPAHANGNGNGNGASKETHDAATAVTKREKHITQDNIPALPAKRDVLLIEDDKIMVDQYRKVLQRNGYEVYTADHAAYAQAMASNLRPTVIVMDVNFGNGQGWDILAQLKERDDTFDIPIVIASLDSDTERAYRLGAHTFLARPFMPDDLLVVVQEAEKESQRERILIIDDQPESVRLLEQLLNEHGNYRVFSAVSGQEGISLVARRQPNLIILDLRMPGMDGFKVLNELRANPETQNIPVIVVTGDIDLTADEQAQLQNLQLLHKTAISQQEYEAFLGSVQAQLGDTTK, translated from the coding sequence ATGGCACAATTTATAAGAAATCGTCAATCACAACAGAATCTGCTCAGCGAATCTTTGTTGGGCCGGATTATACCTATTCTTGCAGGCGGCCTGACTGTCCTGGCGATCATCGCGATTGCGGTGGTCATCACCACCAATCAGACCAACCTGGCAGAAGAGCACTCAGATATTCTCAACAGCGGCGTCACTCTGGTGCAGCAAGAATTAAATCGGTACGTCCAGGATGCCACGTCACTGGCACGCAGCAATGAGATGCCCTACGTCATCGAGGGTTATGAGAGCATCTTGCAGGTAGCCTCAACCAATATGCAGACATTGCTGCAAAACAATCCCTACTATCTATCTGCGCGCTTCGTGGATGCAGAGGGTGACATCCGGCTGGAAGTCAGGGAATCTATGGGCCAGCCAACCATCAGCAACATCCCCCCTGGCGGCTTGTATGACGCCGTCATTGCCAGCCTGCCAGAATTCCAGGAAGCTATTACAACAGGTGGCGTTGTTGTCGGCAATTATCGCACCAGCCTGACGGACAGAGGGGTACCATTTGACCCACCGCGTGCTCAATTCGATATCTATGTGCCGATCACAGATGAGATTGGCTCCGTCGTGGGGGCATTGCAGGTCATCATTGATGCGCGTCAACTGACCAATTTCATCAATAATGCAGAACTCGAAGACAGCCTAATTCAGTCCCATCCATCGCACAATTTACTTCTACTGGCAAATAACAACACCATCCTGGCAGATAGCAAGACATTAGGCTCGGACTATTTAGCGAACCTGCGCCCAGAAGGTGGCAATTACCTGAGCAGCAGCTTCTATACGCAAATTGCGACGGAGTTGGCGAACAACCCTGATAATTTGCTGCTCACGCACATCGGCAACAACCTCGTCTCCGCAACATCAATCAACATCCCAGGTGTGACGAACCTGGATTGGCGTATCGTCTTGACGCACCCCCTGGTTGATGCTTACCTGGGGTCCATCATCGCCGTGCTGTTGATTGCAACCGCCGTGACGGTTACGGGCTTTGCTGCGAGTGTCGTCCTGCGGAACTATCTGGAGCAGATCACGCATCCGATCACAGAAGCAAACATCCTGATGCGGCAGTTGGCACAGGGACATTCTCCCTCAGCAAGTGGTCAGTATCCTGTTATTACAGAGCCGGAAGAAAGCGATCTGGTCAACTCCACACAGCTTGTTGCCAACCGTATCGCCAGCTTAAACCAGAATCTCGTCACGCAGATTGCGCGTCGTAACCGGGATATGCGCGTCGCGGGCCGCCTGGGCCATGAAATGGTCACAGTTGATGACCTTGAAACCCTGGTTTACCGGGCTATCAACTTGATTTGCTCTAACCTGGGTTACTATCATGCGCAGGTTTATTTCCTCGATGACCTGGGCGAAAACGCCATACTCACCTACAGCCGTGGCGAAGTCGGCCAGCAACTACTGGCAAAGGGCCATCGTATCCCGATCAACACAACCGCCAATTCACTGGTTGGCACCGCAGCACGAGAACGTCAACCTGCTATCGTAGAAGATACGCAGGCTGAGAACGTCCCGCATATGTTTAACCCACTGCTGCCAGAAACACGCTCTGAACTGGCGCTGCCGCTGCTTATCGGCTCGGAGATCATTGGCGTGCTGGATATCCAGAGCCATTCGCCGCATTCATTCAGCCAGGAAGACCTGCCGACATTCCAGCTCATCGCGGATCAGTTCGCCATTGCGGTATACAACGCACGCCTTAAAGACGAAACAAGGGCTCGCGTTGACGAAATTGAAATTCTCAACCGCCAGCTTACACGTGATGCGTGGGCGCAGTATAACGAAACAGCGGAGGTTAAAGACCGCTTCGGGCGTGACATTGAGGACCAAAACAACCAGATGAGTGCACCGATCCGCATCCGCGATGAGGTGATCGGCTCGCTGGATGTGGCCCTGCCTGCGAACAATGAATTCAGTGAAGATGATGCCCTCATCGTGCAGGCCGTTGCTGAACGTGTCGCGCTGGCTATGGAAAACGCGCGGCTGTTCCAAGAAACACAATTCACGCTATCAGAGACATCGGCCCTGTATTACCTGAGCAGCCAACTTAACGCAGCGGAATCGCTTGACGATGTGCTGCATGCCATCATCAACGGTATTGCCACAGATGCATCACAAATCCACATGTGGCTTTTCGATGTCGACCCACATGATGGCATTGATCAGATGACCATTGCCACGCTCAGCGCCATGACCGGGCACCCGAACCAAACGCTTGCCATCGGCGATACGCTAGAAATGAGCGGCACGGAGTTTTACCGCAACTTTAACCCGGCAGATATTTCGATTCATGATAATGACGATGTTGACGAGATGCATCCCCTGCTGGTGAGGAACTTCAGCCTGACGACGCTCGGAACCGTCATTTGCGTACCGCTCAACGTGCGTGGCACATGGCGCGGCTTCATCAACATTGGCTATGATACCTATCGCCTGATTAACCAGCGTGAGACGCGTATCTTCCGCTCTCTCATCAGCCAGGTGAGCGTCGCGATTGATAACCGTGTACTCTTTGAGCAGATCGAAGCAGCCCTGCTGCGAAACGAAAAACTATATATTGCCAGCCGTGTGATCAACGCCAGCCAGACGATTGAGGAAACCCTACAAGCCGCTATCGTCACCAACTCTGACCGCCGCCTGCATTACTGGATTGCTCTCTCGGAGGGTCCGCGCGATGCTCAGGGTTGGCCTGAGGCGCTGCGCTTCGTGGCTTATACAAGCAACGATCAGATCGTCCAGATCAATGATTTAATCATCATGGGCGATATGTCGGAGGTTACGCCACTACTCGAAGGCGATTATGTCATCGTTGATAGCGAGACGTTGAATCGCGTTGATAACGCCGTCGTCGCTTATCTGCGGGAAAAACGCCAGATTTTCGCAGCGGTCTTCCCGCTGATTACCAACCAGACGCTCATCGGCGTGTTCCTCATTACGGCAGTCGACCCCATCACGGTGAGCAATGAAGATATTGAAGCCTTCCTGGCGATTAGCAGCCAGATGGGTACGCAAATTGAAAACAAGAACCTGTTAGATCGTACAGAAGCCGCCTTGAATGAAGCCCGTCGACTGTATGCAGTCAGTCGTGCGATTGCGAGCGCGCAGGACCAAACGACGATCTATGAGACGCTGGCGCATCACCTCAGCAGCCCGCTGCTGGATGCACAACAGCAAATGTATACGATCACTATCTCGCTGCTGCTGGCAGAGCCACAGCCAACGGAAAATGCGCCTTATCTGCGCTATGCCTTCCAATGGAGCAGTGACCCTGATATAGCGCTGGAACCGGCTGAAAATACGGAAATCCAGCATACAGAAGCGCCCTTTGCGGATTTCATCCAGGATAGCAACGGCCTATACCATTCGTCTGATCCACTGCCACATAGCAGCACAGCGACTATTGAGGCCATCCTCGCCGCCTATGATGGGCAAGAAACTATTATCACTTCGCTGAGTTCTGGTCGTAAGTGGTTTGGTGTGCTCATCGTGCGATCAACAAAAGAGGGTATCCTGAATGAAGCCTATCTGCGCTACCTGGAGACAATCAGTACCCTGCTCTCCGCGGCCCTTGATCGTCAATCTCTGCTGACTGCCAGTGAAAACGAGCGCCGGAACCTGGATGCTATCCTGGCGAGAATGCCAACTGGCGTTATTGTGTTCGAGCCGGATAACTTCACGCCCATCCAATATAACAGCCAGGCTGAACAATTACTCCATCAGCCCATCAGTACAATGCAGCCCTTTGATCCGCAGCAGTACGGCATGTATCGTACGGGTACCAATCTACCCTATCCTATCAACGAATTGGCGCTGTACGTCTCTCGTAGGACGCAGGAGCCGACCACAAACGATGATATTGCCATCATCGGGCCAGATTATCAGATTGATATGCTGATGAACGCGGCCCCAATTTACAATGTTGATGGCAGCTTACGCGGCATCGTGACGGCGCTCCAGGACATCAGCAATATCCGCAGCCTTGAAAATACACTGCAAGAAACCCTGCGCGAAACAGTCACCATGTATGAAGCGCAGCGCGCTATGACGGAAGCAGAATCTCTCGAAGATTTGCTCGATACGCTGAGCATGCATCTCATGCTGCTGGAAACAGCCAATGCTCATATCATCCTGCGCAATGAAGAAACAGATATGCTCGAAGAAGTGCGTTCATTAGGCATGCCCATACCGTCTATTGAAGCCTTGGCTCCCATCTTATCCGACTTCGATCCGTTTACGCTGAATGACGTGGTACAGGATCAAGACCTATCGCCTGAAATTGCCCAGCTGTTGGCTGAAATGGAAGCGCAAACCATCCTGAGCGTTCCGTTACGCTCCAGCAGCCGTAACCGGCCTATGGGCTGGCTCATCTTGACGAACACAGAGCCATACAGCATCTCGCCAGAAACAGAGCGCAGCTTGCTCTCCATTGGCGATATCGCCGCGACGGCGCTGGATAACCGCCTGCTGGTCCAAAGTACGCAGCACGCACTTAGGCAGACAGCCCAGCTTTATAGCGCAGCAACCGACATCAACAGTGCGACAGATGCGCTCAGCTTGATGACAGCCATCGCAGACGCGCTACGCGATATCCAGCCAGGTATGTTCGCCATCTACATGGAAGATCAAATCAGCGGGGCTATGGTCGAGATGGCCTCTGAAGGATTCGACGAGAGTGTGCAGAATGGGCTGAATATGCCCAAGATTGCGCGCATCCCGATACGCGATGCCAACGGCCTGTACATCGAAGATATTGCCACAGCAGAACTGAATGCCATTGGTGAGGAACTGCTGAATGGCAAGAATATCGCCGCCTTCGCCGCGCTTGATTTGCGCGTGCAAGACCTACCCGGTGGCCGCATCATGCTGGGCTATGAAGAGCCGTATCACTTTACGGAAGATACCAAACGTTTGTTGAACACCATCGTCACCAGTGCTTCCGTTGTGCTGGATAACCAGATGCTGTTAGAGCAGGTTCAGCAGACACTGAACGAAACAAGCACCCTGTATCAGGCCAGCCGTGCCCTTACTGAGGCGGAAAACGTCCAGCAAATCGTCGATGTAGTCGTCAACTATCTGATTGAGCCTCATGTGACGCAGGTCTTCATCGCCTTGTTAAGTCATACAGGCTGGCACGATAGCAATGCGACGCTAGAAATCGCCGCCAGTTGGTCCGCAGATCATGAAATCGAGCTTATGGGCGTCTCTCTGACGCCGGAGCAGTTCCCAGCATGGGACCTGCTTGCGACAGATTCCGTCATTACGATCAACGACATTTATGATGAATCGCTCGAATTGGATATGCTGCAACGGGCCAGTATCGAAAGCCTGGATGCACGGTCCGTGGTGTTGATGCCTCTGCGTATGGGCCGCCGTGGCCTGGGTGCCATCTGGATAGGCTCCCGCGAACCATTTGAATATACGGCACAGCATGAACGTATCTTCCAATCCTTCGCTGAGCAGACGTCCCTCTCGTTGGAAACGTCACGCCTTATGGCACAGACGGAACGCCGTGCTCGCCAGCTAGAGACATCAGCAGAAATCAGCCAGCGCGCCAGCCAACTACTGGACCTCGATGTCTTGCTGCCGCAGGTTGTCGACCTGATTAAATCTCAGTTCGGTTACGATCATGTCCAGGTCTTCATGATGGATGAAGCTTATGATTGGGCGATCCTGCGAGCCAGTACGGGCGAAGCGGGCGAGAAGCTGCTCAACGCGGGCCACAAGCTGCGCAGAGGCTCCGATAGTGTGATTGGTCAGGTGACGGAAACAGGCCAGCCAACTATCGCGCTGGATACGGCTGAAGCGGGTGTTGTGCACCGCGCCAACCCCATCCTGCCGCTGACCCGCTCCGAAATGGCGCTGCCATTAACGATTAAGGGGCGTGTATTGGGGGCGCTGGATGTGCAGTCCAACCAGCCGAACGCCTTCTTGGATGAAGACATCCAGGTGCTGCGTACACTGGCAGCGCAGATCGCCGTCGCCATCGACAATGCGAACCTGTACGAAGAAGCACAGCACCGTGCAAGCGATATGAGCTTCTTGTTCGATATGACGACATCAGCCGCTTCTGCTGAGACGCTCAACGACGCGCTCAACACTATCAGCCAACGCCTGAAAGAGACGCTGCAATCGGATGCTGTCGCGATCTACCTACCGCAGTTGTACGTCGATTACAACGACAATGCCTTCTCGACAATGAAAGCCGTGGCCGGTAAAGGTTATGAGGGCGAACTGGGCGATCTCGAAGAAACGCGCCTGGATGATATGGATAACCTCGTCAGTGTAGCCACACACGGCCGCCGGCCGCTGGTCATATCCGACGTCCATAAAGAGGCGCTTTATAACCCTATGCGCAGCGATGCACGCAGCGCAATCCTCGTCCCGATTATCTCCGGGCCGGAGCTTGTCGGCCTCATGGCGATGGAAGATAAACAGGTCAATGCTTACGACAATACGGTGGTGACCTTGCTGCTGACGCTGGCCGGGTCGCTGGCTGCGATCATCCAGAACACACTGCTGGTAGAAAAATTGCAGCAGTCCAACGAACAGTTGCGCGAACTGGACCGCATCAAGAGCCAATTCCTGGCAGCCATGAGCCATGAATTACGTACACCGTTGAACTCGATTATCGGCTTCAGCCGGGTGATGTTGAAAGGTATTGACGGCCCCCTGACCGAGATGCAGGAACAAGACCTCACCACGATCTACAACAGTGGTAATCACCTGCTCAACCTGATTAACGACATCCTCGACCAGGCTAAGATCGAAGCCAACAAGATGACGCTCAAGCTGGACTACTTCGAAGTCAAGCCCATGATCGAGAGCGTCAAATCTATGACGATTGGCTTGTTGAAAGAAAAGCCATCGCTGGACTTGCGCGTCGAAGTCGCGCCCAATATGCCCAAGGCCTATGGTGATGAATTCCGTACGCGGCAAATTCTCATCAACCTGACCAACAACGCGGTTAAGTTTACAAATGAAGGCACCATCACCGTACGCGCCTACAGCGTTGAACAAAATGGTGCGATGCTCGTCCGCGTTGATGTGATCGACACAGGTATTGGTATTGCCGATGCCGACATCCCGATCTTGTTCGAGCAGTTCCGCCAGGTCGATAACTCGCTGACACGTACGGCGGGCGGTACAGGCCTGGGCCTGCCCCTATCCAAATCATTGGCTGAGTTGCAAGGTGGCCGCCTGACAGTCGCTTCCGAAGTGAACATCGGCTCAACATTCTCCGTCACCATCCCGACAGTGCCAACTGTGGATGAAGAAGGCAAGCGTGAGTCAGAGAAGGATGAGGCCCAGGTCGCCATGGCAAGGCCGCTGAGTACGGGCAATGGCAAGAGTCATGATAATGGCACCAGCCTGACGGAGACCAAGCCGCCAGCCAACCCGGCCCATGCAAATGGCAACGGCAATGGTAACGGCGCGAGCAAAGAGACACATGACGCTGCAACAGCCGTCACCAAGCGCGAAAAACACATCACGCAGGATAATATCCCGGCTCTGCCAGCGAAGCGTGACGTGCTGCTGATTGAAGATGACAAAATTATGGTCGATCAGTATCGCAAAGTGCTGCAACGCAATGGATACGAAGTTTACACAGCAGACCATGCCGCTTATGCCCAGGCGATGGCGAGTAACCTACGGCCTACCGTCATCGTCATGGATGTCAATTTTGGCAACGGTCAGGGTTGGGACATCTTAGCACAGCTCAAAGAACGCGATGATACATTCGATATTCCGATCGTCATCGCCAGCCTGGATTCCGATACGGAACGCGCCTATCGTCTGGGTGCACATACCTTCCTGGCGCGGCCCTTCATGCCAGATGACCTGCTCGTCGTCGTGCAAGAAGCCGAAAAAGAAAGCCAGCGGGAGCGCATCCTCATCATTGATGATCAGCCAGAAAGCGTCCGTCTGCTGGAACAACTGCTCAACGAGCATGGCAACTATCGCGTGTTCAGCGCAGTGAGCGGGCAAGAAGGCATCTCCCTGGTGGCACGCCGCCAACCGAACCTGATTATCCTGGACTTGCGTATGCCAGGAATGGATGGGTTCAAAGTGCTCAACGAACTGCGCGCCAACCCAGAAACGCAAAACATTCCCGTCATCGTCGTCACAGGGGATATTGACCTCACAGCCGACGAACAAGCCCAGTTACAAAACCTGCAACTATTGCACAAAACAGCCATCAGTCAGCAGGAATATGAAGCGTTCCTGGGGAGTGTCCAGGCGCAATTGGGCGACACGACCAAATAG
- a CDS encoding pyridoxal-phosphate dependent enzyme — protein sequence MTTQARQKLINLECTYCHTETPLYAFKGECPNCGEKIMKPRYEMEGFDVQAWLKEIRNRPETLWRYHELLPIYDTNNIVTMGEGGTPLIKSRALAASLGLKHLYIKDERQGPTGSFKDRQATVAISTLVEMDVDEVVVASTGNVAIAYAAYGARAGIKLWGFFPKLTPSEKMREAALYGAEIIGTTGTYDQTKALAASFAENKGIFLDKGIKSVAATEGMKTMAYEIAEQLGNELEDGQRWRSPDWYLQGVSGGLGPIGIGNGFEEMHEFGLIDKMPAFGMIQSSGCAPMVEAFNRGQRVATPLETSGSVIVTLATGNPGRAYEILFDYVQEHGGHFEAATDEEAFNAIRILARHDGISVEPATGVTFAGLFKMVRQGIIKPDDVVVVNASGHTLPVEKRILGERWQNQVDMSNAARSHTVPTAELSSAVRRMGDDFRRVVVIEDNEAAARLMVRILKARENSEVYLADNGASGLTLIREKRPDLVITDLMMPDVDGFSVIESMKSDNTLQQIPIVVVTAKELTIQERDYLSTHTEMVLQKGSFIDEAMIESLMQRLN from the coding sequence ATGACTACACAAGCGCGTCAAAAACTCATCAATCTGGAATGTACCTACTGCCACACAGAAACACCTCTGTATGCCTTTAAGGGCGAGTGCCCCAACTGTGGCGAAAAAATCATGAAGCCGCGTTATGAGATGGAAGGCTTCGACGTCCAAGCGTGGTTAAAAGAGATCCGCAACCGCCCAGAAACACTGTGGCGCTACCATGAACTGCTGCCTATTTACGATACCAACAATATCGTCACGATGGGCGAAGGCGGGACACCCCTTATCAAAAGCCGTGCCCTGGCTGCCAGCCTGGGCCTGAAGCATCTCTACATCAAAGACGAACGCCAGGGCCCGACAGGTAGCTTTAAAGATCGTCAGGCAACGGTGGCGATCAGCACCCTGGTTGAAATGGATGTCGATGAAGTCGTCGTCGCCAGTACAGGGAATGTGGCTATCGCTTATGCGGCTTATGGTGCACGCGCAGGCATCAAGCTGTGGGGGTTCTTCCCCAAGTTGACGCCGAGCGAGAAAATGCGCGAAGCCGCCCTCTATGGCGCTGAAATCATCGGTACAACGGGCACCTACGACCAGACAAAAGCCCTTGCAGCCAGCTTCGCGGAGAATAAAGGCATTTTCCTGGATAAAGGCATTAAGAGCGTCGCTGCCACAGAAGGCATGAAGACGATGGCCTATGAAATTGCGGAGCAGCTCGGTAATGAATTAGAAGACGGCCAGCGCTGGCGCTCCCCAGATTGGTATCTCCAGGGTGTAAGTGGCGGCCTTGGTCCGATTGGGATTGGCAACGGCTTCGAAGAAATGCACGAATTTGGCTTGATTGATAAAATGCCAGCCTTTGGCATGATTCAATCATCAGGCTGTGCCCCTATGGTAGAAGCATTCAACCGTGGGCAGCGCGTCGCCACCCCGCTAGAAACCTCCGGTTCGGTGATTGTCACCCTGGCGACAGGGAACCCGGGCCGCGCTTACGAAATTCTCTTCGATTATGTTCAGGAACATGGTGGGCACTTCGAAGCGGCAACCGATGAAGAAGCCTTCAACGCGATTCGCATCCTAGCACGCCATGATGGCATCTCCGTTGAGCCAGCCACAGGGGTCACTTTTGCGGGGCTCTTTAAAATGGTGCGTCAGGGCATTATCAAACCTGATGATGTCGTCGTCGTCAACGCTTCCGGCCATACACTGCCCGTAGAAAAACGCATCCTTGGCGAGCGCTGGCAAAACCAGGTCGATATGTCGAATGCGGCTCGCAGCCATACCGTCCCCACAGCAGAATTGAGCAGCGCCGTCCGCCGGATGGGCGATGACTTCCGCCGCGTGGTTGTCATTGAAGATAACGAGGCCGCAGCCCGTTTGATGGTCCGCATCTTGAAGGCGCGCGAGAATAGTGAAGTTTACCTGGCGGATAACGGCGCCAGCGGCCTGACGCTCATCCGCGAAAAACGCCCCGATCTCGTCATTACGGACCTGATGATGCCCGATGTCGATGGCTTCTCAGTGATCGAATCTATGAAGAGTGATAACACCCTGCAACAGATTCCCATTGTGGTTGTTACCGCCAAGGAACTGACCATACAGGAACGCGATTACCTGAGCACCCATACAGAGATGGTATTGCAAAAAGGCTCCTTCATTGATGAAGCCATGATTGAAAGCCTGATGCAGCGGCTCAATTAG